Proteins encoded by one window of Lemur catta isolate mLemCat1 chromosome 12, mLemCat1.pri, whole genome shotgun sequence:
- the BASP1 gene encoding brain acid soluble protein 1 encodes MGGKLSKKKKGYNVNDEKAKDKDKKAEGAGTEEEGTPKEGEPQAAAEPAEAKEGKEKAEKEAQDGEAKAEAQEGAKDAAASEEAPKAEPEKTEGAAEAKAKAEPAKAAEQEPAASGPAAGGEAPRAAEAAAGQAESAAPAAGDGPGKEEGDPKKTEAPAAPAAQEAKSDGAPASDSKPSSTEAAASNKETPAATEAPSSTPKAQAPAAPAEELKAGEAPAANSDQTVAVKE; translated from the coding sequence ATGGGAGGCAAGCTCAGCAAGAAGAAGAAGGGCTACAATGTGAACGACGAGAAGGCCAAGGACAAAGACAAGAAGGCTGAAGGCGCGGGGACGGAAGAGGAGGGGACCCCGAAGGAGGGCGAGCCCCAGGCGGCCGCCGAGCCCGCCGAGGCCAAGGAGGGCAAGGAGAAGGCGGAGAAGGAGGCCCAGGACGGCGAGGCCAAGGCGGAAGCGCAGGAGGGCGCGAAGGACGCGGCGGCCTCGGAGGAGGCCCCGAAGGCGGAGCCCGAGAAGACGGAGGGCGCGGCcgaggccaaggccaaggccgaGCCGGCGAAGGCGGCCGAGCAGGAGCCCGCGGCCTCCGGCCCCGCTGCGGGCGGCGAGGCCCCCAGAGCCGCCGAGGCCGCCGCGGGCCAGGCCGAGAGCGCGGCGCCCGCCGCCGGGGACGGCCCGGGCAAGGAGGAAGGGGACCCCAAAAAGACTGAGGCTCCCGCAGCCCCTGCCGCCCAGGAGGCGAAAAGTGACGGGGCCCCGGCTTCAGACTCAAAACCTAGCAGCACGGAGGCCGCCGCCTCCAACAAGGAGACCCCCGCAGCCACGGAAGCACCTAGTTCTACCCCCAAGGCCCAGGCCCCCGCAGCCCCCGCAGAAGAGCTTAAGGCTGGCGAGGCCCCGGCAGCTAATTCCGATCAAACCGTAGCAGTGAAAGAGTGA